In Helianthus annuus cultivar XRQ/B chromosome 3, HanXRQr2.0-SUNRISE, whole genome shotgun sequence, a single window of DNA contains:
- the LOC118490511 gene encoding uncharacterized protein LOC118490511, producing the protein MVQEGIVLGHVISERGMEVDKAKIRVISSLPPPKNVKGVRSFLGHAGFYRRFIKGFSVITKPLCNLLLKDVPFDFTNECMQAFTVLKEHLVKAPILQPPDWSKPFEIMCDASDTTIGAVLGQRVDRKPVVIYYASKIPSHWTKKRRQQFMVQVNQYIWDEPDLFKIGPDQVIRRCVPETEVNCINCQKMGSISKRDEMPLQPILVVEIFDVWGIDFMGPFPNSNGFLYILVAVDYVSKWIEAIATRTNDHSVVCKFVQSNIFSRFGILRVIISDGGSHFKNFNFGKLLKRYSVNHRVATPYHPQTSGQVEVSNRQIKKILMKTVRTDRKDWSSKLDDALWAYRTAYKTHIGTTPYRMVYGKGCHLPMELAHRAHWAIKTVNADYDEAGKLRKLQLSEIEEIRDEAYECASAYKDKLKKVHDAKLRKKTFEVGQKVWLYNSRLKMFAGKLKSKWMGPYVIRRVGRFGDVDIQDEQTLKQQTEMAKTKEQAGSSSSSSKGKGKQKEQQPRKRQYMGRISESESGSEEEMELDPSEKPVWNSGPLDDQAEEWQPTLYHDCMNKLKNKAAAFICEREVREVEFQQFGVFDKFRALGWESALKCFDKDKSNLFMTEIQEWMATLKCHNFNKPSQMKLIGEVHGVPVEMSFDTLKKLGKYDSLPAREYMVPTLDDLLLKPEKHVRWNDMLAAIFLPGKYSGILYRKNLKIEAKLLHTICLLNVLPRRGDKEQVRFPEVPVLYSLMHGAPRFPIRYLIMNHLWICRNKYGRDIVPYCRIITGLMKQQKAITSEDRGVTKRHQPFTLDKLGSVWTYTQTERYHKLKSEGQRWRALKANARDLLPGEEDEPESEAEIPSGDEDYEEQP; encoded by the exons atggtacaagagggcattgtgttgggtcatgtgatttctgaaagggggatggaggtggataaggcaaaaatacgggtaatatcatctttgccacctccgaaaaatgttaagggtgtaaggtcgttcttgggacacgcgggtttttatagacggttcattaagggttttagtgttatcaccaaacccttatgcaacttgttattaaaagatgtcccatttgattttactaacgagtgtatgcaagctttcactgttttgaaggaacatttggtcaaagctcctattttgcaaccaccggattggtcaaagccgttcgagataatgtgtgatgcaagcgacaccactattggtgcagtcTTGGGTCAACGAGTTGATAGAAAGCCGGTGGTgatttactatgcaagcaaa atcccaagtcattggaccaaaaagcgtcGACAACAATTCATGGTTCAAGTGAAtcaatacatttgggatgaaccggatctcttcaagattggaccggatcaagttatacgaAGGTGTGTGCCCGAAACGGAAGT AAATTGTATAAATTGCCAAAAAATGGGTAGtatatcgaagagggatgagatgccgtTACAACCGATCTTGGTTGTtgagatatttgatgtatgggggatagattttatgggtcccttcccgaattcgaatggcttcttatacattttggtagcggtggattatgtctcgaagtggattgaggctattgcaacacgaacgaacgaccattcggttgtttgtaaatttgttcaatccaacatcttttCTCGCTTTGGAATCCTGCGGGTtattataagtgatggtggttcgcatttcaagaacttcaatttcGGGAAATTATTGAAAAGGTATAGCGTGAATCACCGAgttgccacaccttaccatccgcaaacaagtggacaagtcgaagtgtccaaccgtcaaatcaaaaagattctcatgaagacggtaagaacggatagaaaggattggtcgagcaagttagacgatgcattgtgggcataccgaacggcctacaagactcatattggcacaacgccttaccggatggtgtatggtaagggttgtcacttgccaatggagttggCGCATCGGGCACATTGGGCGATCAAGACGGTCAACGCGGATTATGATGAGGCGGGTAAGTTAAGAAAGTTGCAATTGAGCGAGATAGAAGAGATTCGAGATGAGGCGTATGAATGTGCATCGGCGTATAAAGATAAACTCAAAAAAGTGCATGATGCAAAATTGAGAAAGAAAACGTTTGAAGTTGggcaaaaagtttggttgtataaCTCAAGATTGAAAATGTTCGCGGgcaagcttaaaagcaaatggatgggtccaTACGTCATTCGGAGAGTTGGGAGATTTGGTGATGTAGACATCCAAGACGAgcaaacattgaaacaacaaacg GAAATGGCTAAGACGAAAGAACAAGCGGGATcgagttcatcatcatcaaaagggAAAGGCAAACAAAAGGAACAACAACCGCGAAAAAGGCAATATATGGGTCGGATAAGTGAAAGCGAGAGTGGGAGTGAAGAAGAAATGGAGTTGGATCCGAGTGAAAAGCCGGTGTGGAATTCGGGTCCATTAGATGATCAAGCAGAGGAGTGGCAACCGACACTCTACCATGATTGCATGAATAAGTTGAAGAATAAGGCGGCGGCCTTCATTTGTGAACGAGAGGTTCGGGAAGTGGAGTTTCAACAATTTGGGGTGTTTGATAAGTTTCGGGCGCTAGGATGGGAATCGGCGCTCAAATGTTTCGATAAAGACAAAAGCAACTTGTTTATGACCGAGATACAAGAATGGATGGCGACCTTGAAATGTCATAATTTTAACAAGCCGTCACAGATGAAGTTGATTGGTGAGGTGCACGGGGTACCGGTGGAGATGTCATTTGACACTTTGAAGAAGCTCGGGAAGTATGATAGTCTCCCGGCTCGTGAGTACATGGTTCCCACTCTCGATGACCTCTTGCTTAAACCGGAGAAACATGTTCGATGGAATGATATGTTGGCAGCAATATTTTTACCCGGTAAATACAGTGGTATTCTATACCGGAAGAATTTGAAGATAGAAGCTAAATTGTTGCATACAATCTGTCTTCTCAATGTCCTTCCAAGAAGGGGAGACAAAGAGCAGGTGAGGTTTCCGGAGGTACCCGTTCTTTATTCGTTAATGCATGGGGCTCCACGTTTCCCGATACGTTATCTTATCATGAACCACTTATGGATCTGCCGGAATAAGTATGGAAGAGACATCGTCCCGTATTGTCGAATAATTACGGGATTGATGAAACAACAGAAAGCGATAACATCTGAAGATCGGGGAGTAACAAAAAGGCACCAGCCTTTTACGTTGGATAAGTTGGGGAGTGTTTGGACGTATACTCAGACGGAGCGTTATCACAAGTTAAAGTCGGAAGGCCAAAGGTGGAGAGCTCTTAAGGCGAATGCGAGAGATTTGTTACCGGGTGAAGAGGATGAACCCGAGAGTGAAGCAGAGATCCCAAGCGGGGATGAAGATTATGAGGAGCAACCGTAA